In a single window of the Natronosalvus caseinilyticus genome:
- a CDS encoding phenylalanine--tRNA ligase beta subunit-related protein: MPTVEIDPDELRELTGHDEKGDDDLKSDLFGLGLEYEGRTDEGEFELEFAPDRLDRLSVEGVARSLRYQYGDARGVYVPTTNAHDWTIVVDDSVPDERPYVTGAVIRDVDLDEAALESLIQLQEKLHATMGRKRAKGAIGIHDLTMLKGSAATEGNPTIEYVGVEPDEDRFVPLDSDQELTPAEVLEEHQTGQTYADLVSEYERYPAIYDDLGLFSFPPVINGRRTEVSTDSRDLFVEMTGTDQWTIDRMLNIVCYALSARGATVEEVAVEYPDSESANADSKRSRTTSGGRTVVRPDFSTKTKTVPHARIESILGIDLEPEQVIDLAERSGLEAERSDRSEPAEPAGTAGAEDGEGEEGDEDGESGEHEGLTYEVTIPPYRVDVLHPLDVIDDLGRAYGFNDLEPRYPDVGTIGGRHERSRLENAARTRLVGLGFQDLLNFHMISEGENFDRMGLAPNDDAYGAGEPATIKGPYSEDYTMLRTWVTPSLLMVLENNTHRRYPQDLAEIGFAARVDDAENTGVGEGRYVGAVLARHDAAYEDAKSRLQALVRSFGGDLETPPTQHPSYIPGRTAAVVIDGEEVGVIGELHPEVLVEHDLEVPVAGFEFDLEALAE; encoded by the coding sequence ATGCCCACGGTCGAAATCGATCCCGACGAACTGCGCGAACTGACCGGCCACGACGAGAAAGGCGACGACGACCTCAAATCGGACCTGTTCGGCCTCGGCCTCGAGTACGAGGGCCGGACGGACGAGGGGGAGTTCGAACTCGAGTTCGCCCCGGACCGCCTCGACCGCCTGTCGGTCGAGGGGGTCGCCCGCTCGCTTCGCTACCAGTACGGCGACGCCCGGGGGGTGTACGTCCCGACGACGAACGCCCACGACTGGACCATCGTCGTCGACGACTCCGTGCCCGACGAGCGCCCGTACGTCACGGGCGCAGTGATCCGGGACGTCGACCTGGACGAGGCGGCCCTCGAGTCGCTGATCCAGCTCCAGGAGAAACTGCACGCGACGATGGGCCGTAAGCGAGCGAAGGGGGCCATCGGGATTCACGACCTCACCATGCTCAAAGGGAGCGCGGCGACCGAGGGCAACCCCACCATCGAGTACGTCGGCGTCGAACCCGACGAGGACCGCTTCGTGCCCCTCGATTCGGACCAGGAGCTGACGCCCGCCGAGGTGCTCGAGGAACACCAGACCGGCCAGACGTACGCCGACCTCGTGAGCGAGTACGAGCGCTACCCGGCGATCTACGACGATCTGGGCCTGTTCTCGTTCCCGCCGGTGATCAACGGCCGCCGGACCGAGGTCTCGACTGACTCTCGAGACCTCTTCGTCGAGATGACGGGCACCGACCAGTGGACGATCGACCGGATGCTCAACATCGTCTGCTACGCGCTGTCGGCCCGCGGCGCAACGGTGGAGGAGGTGGCGGTCGAGTATCCAGACAGCGAGTCCGCGAACGCGGACTCGAAACGGAGCCGGACGACGTCCGGCGGGCGCACGGTCGTCCGGCCCGACTTCTCGACCAAGACCAAGACCGTTCCCCACGCCCGCATCGAGTCCATCCTCGGGATCGACCTCGAGCCCGAGCAGGTGATCGACCTGGCCGAACGGTCGGGCCTCGAAGCGGAGCGATCCGACCGGTCAGAACCCGCGGAACCTGCGGGAACCGCGGGAGCCGAAGACGGCGAGGGCGAAGAAGGAGACGAAGACGGCGAGAGTGGCGAACACGAGGGGCTCACCTACGAGGTCACCATCCCGCCCTACCGCGTCGACGTTCTCCACCCGCTCGACGTCATCGACGACCTCGGGCGCGCCTACGGCTTCAACGACCTCGAGCCGCGCTACCCCGACGTGGGGACCATCGGCGGCCGCCACGAGCGCTCCCGCCTCGAGAACGCCGCTCGGACCCGACTGGTCGGCCTCGGCTTCCAGGACCTGCTGAACTTCCACATGATCAGCGAGGGCGAGAACTTCGACCGGATGGGGCTCGCACCCAACGACGACGCTTACGGCGCCGGCGAGCCCGCGACGATCAAGGGCCCCTACAGCGAGGACTACACGATGCTCCGCACGTGGGTCACGCCCTCGCTGCTGATGGTCCTCGAGAACAACACCCACCGACGGTACCCCCAGGACCTGGCCGAGATCGGGTTCGCCGCGCGGGTCGACGACGCCGAGAACACGGGCGTCGGCGAGGGGCGGTACGTCGGTGCTGTCCTCGCTCGTCACGATGCCGCCTACGAGGACGCCAAGTCTCGTCTGCAAGCACTCGTCCGAAGCTTCGGCGGCGACCTCGAGACGCCACCGACGCAGCATCCGTCGTACATCCCCGGTCGGACGGCGGCCGTCGTGATCGACGGCGAGGAAGTCGGCGTCATCGGGGAACTGCATCCGGAGGTCCTCGTCGAGCACGACCTCGAGGTCCCCGTCGCCGGCTTCGAGTTCGACCTCGAGGCGCTGGCGGAGTGA
- a CDS encoding 3-keto-5-aminohexanoate cleavage protein, translating to MSYAEYLVGEPLIVTAALTGGVHGKEANPNLPETPEEIGRAAAAAEEAGAAVVHLHARKPNGERSFSTQRFQAIDDAVRAHANDVVIQHSTGGTGAPTADRHLPLRTDPPPEMASLDMGPLNRYDHLTSENTRGTVDALHDEMRDRGIKPELEVFNDGHLNEVHGLLERRDLADPVYATLIFGGGTLTRPRPRNLLNAVSNLPDGALFNTLGFGRHQLPLTTMGILLGGHVRVGLEDNVYYRQGELATSNAQLVERVVRIAGELEREVATPAQAREILGL from the coding sequence GTGAGCTACGCGGAGTACCTCGTCGGTGAGCCGCTGATCGTCACCGCGGCGCTGACCGGCGGCGTCCACGGCAAGGAGGCGAACCCGAACCTCCCGGAGACGCCCGAGGAGATCGGGCGCGCCGCCGCGGCCGCCGAAGAGGCGGGCGCCGCCGTGGTCCACCTCCACGCCCGGAAGCCGAACGGCGAACGCTCGTTTTCCACCCAGCGATTCCAGGCCATCGACGACGCGGTGCGAGCGCACGCTAACGACGTCGTTATCCAGCACTCCACCGGCGGAACCGGCGCCCCGACCGCGGACCGCCACCTGCCGCTTCGCACGGATCCGCCGCCTGAGATGGCGTCACTCGACATGGGGCCGCTCAATCGGTACGATCACCTGACGAGCGAGAACACCCGCGGCACGGTCGACGCCCTCCACGATGAAATGCGAGACCGCGGGATCAAACCGGAACTCGAGGTGTTCAACGACGGCCACCTCAACGAGGTCCACGGACTGCTCGAGCGCCGCGACCTGGCCGACCCGGTGTACGCCACGCTCATCTTCGGTGGCGGCACGCTCACGCGACCCCGGCCGCGAAACCTGCTGAACGCCGTCTCCAACCTCCCCGATGGGGCACTCTTCAACACGCTCGGATTCGGTCGTCACCAGCTGCCACTCACGACGATGGGCATCCTCCTCGGCGGACACGTCCGGGTCGGCCTCGAGGACAACGTCTACTACCGCCAGGGCGAACTCGCGACGAGCAACGCCCAGCTGGTCGAGCGAGTGGTTCGGATCGCAGGGGAACTCGAACGAGAAGTCGCGACGCCGGCGCAGGCACGGGAGATTCTTGGACTGTAG
- a CDS encoding phenylalanine--tRNA ligase subunit alpha, giving the protein MQLPTPQAAVVQAASADEARSVDALADATDLPPETVTGAVFELEEAGLVDVTERVDETIALTDEGREYAADGLPEVRLYEAALAAGADDGAVEMGRVIGQSGLEGPQVNIALSNYARKGYGAIDGGEITTDPDADPGSDDEAAALEALADGDSEDSSGEIDDDTLEHLERRGLLERSESTVREATLTETGVTELMAGIETAETVGQVTPNLLTSGDWRDAEFSAYNVEADAAPVDGGSVHILRQTAERVKNTLVGMGFQEMDGPHADADFWINDCLFMPQDHPARTHWDRFALEHPTHIDSLPEDLVERVERAHREGIGEDGEGYNSPWDEDFARAIALRGHTTSLSARYLSGHQIGDLEPPQRYFSVEKVYRNDTLDPTHLLEFFQIEGWVMAENLSVRDLMGTFEEFYAQFGITDIEFKPHYNPYTEPSFELFGTHPTTGEMVEIGNSGIFREEMLEPLGVECDVMAWGLALERLLMLMYGFEDIRDIHGTLCDLELLRETEVTY; this is encoded by the coding sequence ATGCAGCTACCCACACCACAGGCCGCGGTCGTCCAGGCCGCGAGCGCAGACGAGGCACGGAGCGTCGACGCTCTCGCCGACGCGACCGACCTGCCCCCCGAGACCGTCACCGGCGCGGTCTTCGAACTCGAGGAGGCGGGACTGGTCGACGTCACCGAGCGAGTCGACGAAACGATCGCCCTCACGGACGAGGGTCGCGAGTACGCCGCCGACGGCCTCCCCGAGGTGCGCCTCTACGAGGCCGCCCTCGCGGCCGGGGCCGACGACGGGGCTGTCGAGATGGGCCGCGTCATCGGCCAGTCCGGACTCGAGGGCCCGCAGGTCAACATCGCGCTGTCGAACTACGCGCGCAAGGGGTACGGTGCGATCGACGGCGGCGAGATTACGACCGATCCCGACGCCGATCCCGGATCAGACGACGAGGCGGCGGCGCTCGAGGCGCTGGCTGACGGCGACAGCGAGGACAGCTCGGGAGAGATCGACGACGACACCCTCGAGCACCTCGAGCGGCGAGGCCTGCTCGAGCGCAGCGAGTCGACCGTCCGTGAGGCGACGCTCACCGAAACGGGTGTCACGGAATTGATGGCGGGCATCGAGACGGCCGAGACGGTCGGCCAGGTTACCCCGAACCTCCTGACCAGTGGCGACTGGCGCGACGCCGAGTTCTCCGCGTACAACGTCGAGGCCGACGCGGCGCCCGTCGACGGCGGCAGCGTCCACATCCTGCGCCAGACGGCCGAACGGGTCAAGAACACCCTCGTCGGCATGGGCTTCCAGGAGATGGACGGCCCCCACGCGGACGCGGACTTCTGGATCAACGACTGCCTGTTCATGCCCCAGGACCACCCGGCACGAACGCACTGGGACCGGTTCGCCCTCGAGCACCCGACCCACATCGACTCCCTCCCCGAGGACCTCGTCGAGCGCGTCGAGCGCGCCCACCGCGAGGGCATCGGCGAGGACGGCGAGGGATACAACTCACCGTGGGACGAGGACTTCGCGCGCGCCATCGCGCTGCGGGGGCACACGACCTCGCTCTCGGCGCGATACCTGTCGGGCCACCAGATCGGCGACCTCGAGCCGCCACAGCGGTACTTCAGCGTGGAGAAGGTCTACCGGAACGACACGCTGGACCCGACCCACTTACTGGAGTTCTTCCAGATCGAGGGCTGGGTGATGGCCGAGAACCTGTCCGTGCGGGACCTGATGGGCACCTTCGAGGAGTTCTACGCCCAGTTCGGGATCACGGACATCGAGTTCAAACCCCACTACAACCCCTACACGGAGCCGAGCTTCGAGCTGTTCGGCACGCACCCGACGACGGGCGAGATGGTGGAAATCGGCAACTCCGGCATCTTCCGCGAGGAGATGCTGGAACCGCTGGGCGTCGAGTGTGACGTGATGGCCTGGGGGCTCGCCTTAGAGCGCCTGCTCATGTTGATGTACGGCTTCGAGGACATCCGGGACATCCACGGGACGCTGTGTGACCTGGAACTGCTGCGCGAGACGGAGGTGACTTACTGA
- a CDS encoding class I SAM-dependent methyltransferase, with translation MAIDPQRASDPLGRAMYDYHRGVCGTLRYRDGPRTRDGNIEGFYFQPRSKWADQTVERLERLAAQGDPVLDVGCGSGQHVRWFQDRGCVTTGIDVDRWAVATARARDADDVLVGDMFNLPFENGHFRSLQCVGTQLGLGGSLEGISALLEEFARVTDDRALAAVDNYDPRGLDESFLGYRSDPCDGVAHRCFHFEYLPTGDGSQLVGPTLHFLLCSPDRLREATIGTPWTLVETLKREVHYVAFLEKGA, from the coding sequence ATGGCGATCGACCCACAGCGAGCGAGCGATCCGCTCGGTCGGGCGATGTACGATTACCATCGCGGGGTCTGTGGAACCCTCCGCTATCGCGACGGACCCCGTACTCGGGACGGTAATATCGAGGGATTCTACTTCCAGCCGCGATCCAAATGGGCCGATCAGACGGTCGAACGCCTCGAGCGACTCGCCGCCCAGGGCGACCCGGTGCTCGACGTGGGGTGCGGGTCTGGCCAGCATGTCCGCTGGTTTCAGGATCGAGGGTGCGTGACGACAGGAATCGACGTCGACCGATGGGCCGTCGCGACCGCTCGAGCGCGCGATGCGGACGACGTGCTGGTCGGGGACATGTTCAATCTCCCGTTCGAGAACGGGCACTTCCGATCACTCCAGTGCGTGGGAACCCAGCTCGGCCTCGGCGGCTCCCTCGAGGGGATTTCGGCGCTTCTCGAGGAATTCGCTCGAGTAACCGACGACCGCGCGCTCGCGGCGGTCGACAACTACGATCCGCGAGGCCTCGACGAGTCGTTCCTGGGATACCGGTCCGACCCCTGCGACGGGGTCGCCCATCGGTGTTTTCACTTCGAGTATCTCCCGACGGGCGACGGCTCGCAACTGGTCGGCCCGACGCTGCACTTCCTGCTGTGTTCGCCCGACCGGTTACGGGAGGCCACGATCGGGACGCCCTGGACGCTCGTGGAGACGCTCAAGCGCGAGGTACACTACGTGGCATTTCTCGAGAAGGGAGCCTGA
- a CDS encoding GNAT family N-acetyltransferase, with product MTHTRSPNLSGYAIDWFREHDRESFLDLYATVFGRQRSGEWFRWKYEANPYVDHVPIAVARRQPSGTVVGCRAYFPLEVNVDGETHLAFQPCDTMVHPDHRRRGLFTAMNRWGLERYDDDGPAFFFNFPNAQSKPGNERLGWRPVGTVPMYYRVQNPVAVLARWLRAVDSTDDFRVPITDDSAGPANTNADLESTEQSATRESMGPPAAFARGLTRAVTTGHRLGDRLLARWSLLDADVDVTVERYDQAPVGTLDTLARRSRSDGVHVRRSSTFYRWRLDNPLHEYVTVLARRADTGLPIAAMIVSPQDDHVRLVDTLPHGVDANDPAVPALEQLLLAVLEDYREKPFLTAFGDVLPDPLRYRFLPDTRAPLRPILRPTTRTLYARGLDDDVSRRLASSTIDDWHVSRLDLDTT from the coding sequence GTGACACACACACGCTCACCGAACCTCTCCGGGTACGCAATCGACTGGTTTCGCGAGCACGACCGGGAGTCGTTTCTGGACCTCTACGCGACCGTCTTCGGCCGCCAGCGAAGCGGCGAGTGGTTTCGGTGGAAGTACGAGGCCAACCCGTACGTCGATCACGTCCCCATCGCCGTCGCGAGGCGACAGCCTTCGGGGACCGTCGTCGGCTGTCGCGCCTACTTCCCGCTCGAGGTCAACGTCGACGGCGAGACCCACCTCGCGTTCCAGCCCTGCGATACGATGGTCCATCCGGATCACCGCCGCCGCGGTCTGTTCACGGCGATGAACCGCTGGGGCCTAGAGCGATACGACGACGACGGGCCGGCCTTCTTCTTCAACTTCCCGAACGCGCAATCGAAGCCGGGGAACGAACGACTCGGCTGGCGCCCGGTCGGAACCGTCCCGATGTACTACCGGGTCCAGAATCCCGTGGCGGTCCTCGCTCGATGGCTCCGGGCGGTCGATTCGACGGACGACTTCCGCGTACCGATAACCGACGATTCAGCCGGTCCAGCCAACACGAACGCCGACCTCGAGTCGACCGAGCAGTCGGCGACGAGGGAATCGATGGGGCCACCAGCTGCGTTCGCCCGTGGCCTCACGAGGGCCGTGACGACGGGTCACCGACTCGGTGATCGACTGCTCGCACGGTGGTCACTGCTCGACGCAGACGTCGACGTGACCGTCGAGCGCTACGACCAGGCACCAGTTGGAACGCTCGATACGCTCGCACGCCGGTCGCGGTCGGACGGCGTTCACGTCCGTCGGTCGTCGACGTTCTACCGGTGGCGACTGGACAATCCCCTCCACGAGTACGTGACCGTTCTCGCGAGGCGAGCGGACACCGGGCTCCCGATCGCCGCGATGATCGTCTCGCCACAGGACGACCACGTCCGGCTGGTGGACACCCTCCCGCACGGCGTCGACGCGAACGACCCCGCCGTGCCGGCGCTCGAACAGTTGCTCCTCGCGGTGCTCGAGGACTATCGAGAGAAGCCGTTTCTCACGGCGTTCGGCGACGTCCTTCCCGACCCCCTCCGGTACAGATTCCTCCCGGACACTCGGGCGCCCCTGCGACCGATCCTGCGGCCGACCACGCGAACGCTGTACGCCCGCGGGCTCGACGACGACGTGAGTCGGCGACTCGCCTCGAGTACGATCGACGACTGGCACGTGTCGCGGCTGGATCTGGATACGACGTGA
- a CDS encoding metal-dependent hydrolase: MVQPLGHVAVGLLFALPAWILWDGRTSVAFIAFVLVTSRLPDIDLTLQALGLPVKHHGVTHTVVFVVGFAVVAGYLLAAVLSPLLRRWWHISEGEVVSRETIYAFVIGGLTLGGLGHLLADALASDWAEPIEPFWPIFETSFEIGVVSYDSMWANLGLLIVAVGLHLPLVVSDVFPLNTRFREWTVELPDLQDNDGY, translated from the coding sequence ATGGTACAACCACTGGGACACGTTGCTGTCGGGTTGCTCTTCGCACTGCCCGCGTGGATTCTCTGGGATGGACGGACGAGCGTCGCATTTATCGCGTTCGTCCTGGTGACGTCGCGCCTGCCGGACATCGATCTCACGTTGCAAGCACTCGGCCTCCCGGTGAAACACCACGGCGTTACCCATACCGTGGTGTTCGTAGTCGGGTTCGCCGTCGTCGCCGGGTATCTCCTCGCCGCTGTGCTCAGTCCGCTGCTCCGACGATGGTGGCACATCTCCGAGGGAGAGGTCGTGAGCCGGGAAACGATCTATGCCTTCGTAATCGGTGGGCTCACACTGGGCGGACTCGGTCACCTGCTGGCGGACGCCCTCGCATCGGACTGGGCCGAACCGATCGAACCGTTCTGGCCGATCTTCGAAACCTCGTTCGAAATCGGCGTCGTCTCGTACGACTCGATGTGGGCGAATCTCGGACTGCTGATCGTTGCGGTCGGGCTCCATCTCCCACTCGTCGTCTCGGACGTGTTCCCCCTGAACACCCGGTTCCGGGAGTGGACAGTGGAACTCCCGGACCTCCAGGACAACGACGGCTATTGA
- a CDS encoding ribonuclease HI family protein, with protein MTDDLPPAGHLSPLATLVDEVLAGVGYEVAAAIDAIDDAAPGHGGLFDPAITPAELRRALERLLASGLTRPPVPEPTSDTFVLYVDGSSRGNPGPAGAGAVIVDASGDQLARLGRPVGSRTGNNTAEYVALQLGLSELLARYEPRRLDVRIDSMTVIRDVWGGEDPTEPGVETYSEAVTAALSSIPDHQYTHLADSDPNPADALATVGADIAAFGPG; from the coding sequence GTGACCGACGACCTACCCCCAGCCGGACACCTCTCACCGCTCGCCACGCTCGTCGACGAGGTGCTCGCGGGCGTCGGGTACGAGGTGGCGGCCGCCATCGACGCCATCGACGACGCTGCCCCCGGGCACGGCGGTCTCTTCGACCCCGCGATCACCCCGGCCGAGTTGCGTCGCGCACTCGAACGCCTGCTGGCGTCGGGACTCACCCGGCCGCCCGTCCCCGAACCGACGAGCGACACGTTCGTCCTCTACGTCGACGGCAGTTCACGTGGCAACCCCGGCCCCGCAGGGGCGGGCGCCGTCATCGTGGACGCTTCGGGGGACCAGCTCGCCCGTCTCGGCCGCCCCGTCGGCTCACGGACGGGAAACAACACCGCCGAGTACGTCGCTCTCCAGCTTGGGCTCTCCGAACTGTTGGCTCGCTACGAGCCACGCCGGCTGGACGTGCGCATCGATTCGATGACGGTCATCCGAGACGTCTGGGGCGGCGAGGACCCGACAGAACCGGGCGTCGAGACGTACAGCGAGGCCGTCACGGCGGCACTCTCGAGCATCCCGGACCACCAGTACACGCACCTGGCCGACAGCGACCCGAACCCCGCCGACGCACTGGCGACAGTGGGGGCCGATATCGCGGCCTTCGGGCCTGGATAA
- a CDS encoding ferredoxin, which translates to MRVEFDEETCIGMYQCVAEWSAFEKDKSAGKAILLESEEVEDGIFARDVPEDAELDAKFAARTCPVDAIRIYDDGEQLIP; encoded by the coding sequence ATGCGAGTCGAGTTCGACGAAGAGACGTGCATCGGGATGTACCAGTGCGTCGCCGAGTGGAGCGCCTTCGAGAAGGACAAGTCGGCGGGAAAAGCCATCCTGCTGGAATCTGAGGAGGTCGAAGACGGCATCTTCGCCCGCGACGTACCCGAAGACGCCGAACTCGACGCGAAGTTCGCCGCCCGGACCTGCCCCGTCGACGCGATCAGGATCTACGACGACGGCGAGCAACTGATCCCCTGA
- a CDS encoding non-histone chromosomal MC1 family protein — protein MVREDGKRNFALRENGGDESSVFSGNTPRQAALKAARRLDPGSSEDSADRVELRLREKGTEKVHIYDGWAWEEEAPDDKPDWMPSDITEANVSKKGIEHLDE, from the coding sequence ATGGTACGTGAAGACGGTAAGCGAAACTTTGCACTGCGCGAAAACGGCGGCGACGAATCGAGTGTCTTCTCGGGCAACACGCCCCGACAGGCCGCGTTGAAGGCCGCCCGACGGCTCGATCCCGGAAGTAGCGAGGACAGCGCCGACCGCGTCGAACTCCGACTCCGCGAAAAAGGGACGGAGAAGGTCCACATCTACGACGGCTGGGCCTGGGAGGAAGAGGCGCCGGACGACAAGCCGGACTGGATGCCGAGCGATATCACCGAGGCGAACGTCTCGAAGAAGGGCATCGAGCACCTCGACGAGTAA
- a CDS encoding 50S ribosomal protein L16 — protein MSDKPASMYRQIDKPAYTRREYITGIPGSKVAQHKMGDTSAEPEDYPVQISLVVDEECQIRHGSLEAARLSANRHMIKNAGEFQYKMILRKFPHQVLRENKQATGAGADRVSDGMRQSFGKIVGTAARIQRGERLFTVWCDVEDADFAKDAFRRAYNKITPPCRIVVERGEEQLIS, from the coding sequence ATGTCCGACAAACCTGCCTCGATGTACCGGCAAATCGACAAGCCGGCCTACACGCGACGCGAGTACATCACCGGGATCCCCGGTTCGAAGGTCGCCCAGCACAAGATGGGCGACACCAGCGCCGAGCCCGAGGACTACCCCGTCCAGATCAGCCTCGTCGTCGACGAGGAGTGCCAGATCCGCCACGGGAGCCTCGAGGCGGCCCGCCTCTCGGCGAACCGTCACATGATCAAGAACGCCGGCGAGTTCCAGTACAAGATGATCCTCCGGAAGTTCCCCCACCAGGTCCTGCGAGAGAACAAGCAGGCGACGGGTGCGGGCGCAGACCGTGTCTCCGACGGGATGCGCCAGTCGTTCGGGAAGATCGTCGGCACCGCCGCCCGCATCCAGCGCGGCGAGCGCCTCTTCACCGTCTGGTGTGACGTCGAGGACGCCGACTTCGCGAAGGACGCGTTCCGCCGGGCGTACAACAAGATCACGCCCCCGTGCCGGATCGTCGTCGAGCGCGGCGAAGAGCAGCTGATTTCCTGA
- a CDS encoding CBS domain-containing protein, which produces MTSFRIGSLFGIPIKLDVTFLLVLPFFAYLIGVQIEPVVDLLNEVMGAGISSEAITTGTTPWVLGLVAAIGLFVGVVLHELGHSLTAQRFGFPIESITLWLLGGLAALSEMPEDWRQELAIAIAGPIVSVLVGFASYGLFTVTPASLDGVRFVLGYLAVLNVGLAIFNMVPAFPMDGGRVLRALLARNQPYARATQQAASVGKLFAVLMALFGVLTFRVLLIAVAFFVYIAASGESRQVTMKAAFEGVTVSDIMTPATDLHTVAPETSVADLIRRMFSERHTGYPVLEDGYLVGLVTLSDARDVKPVERDAFTVSDVMSTELKTIEPNADAMTALERMQQDDIGRLLVVDGGGEGDLVGLITRTDLMTALNIIRESGALNPAAEVSTAD; this is translated from the coding sequence ATGACGAGTTTCCGGATCGGGTCGCTGTTTGGCATTCCCATCAAACTCGACGTCACCTTTCTCCTGGTGCTCCCCTTTTTCGCGTACTTGATCGGGGTCCAGATCGAGCCAGTCGTCGACCTCCTGAACGAGGTGATGGGCGCAGGCATCTCGAGCGAGGCCATCACCACCGGTACGACGCCGTGGGTACTCGGCCTCGTGGCCGCGATTGGGCTCTTCGTCGGCGTCGTGCTCCACGAACTCGGCCACTCGCTGACGGCCCAGCGCTTTGGCTTTCCGATCGAGTCGATCACCCTCTGGCTGCTCGGCGGTCTCGCGGCGCTCTCGGAGATGCCCGAGGACTGGCGCCAGGAACTGGCGATCGCGATCGCCGGGCCGATCGTCTCCGTCCTCGTCGGATTCGCCTCCTACGGTCTCTTTACCGTGACGCCGGCGTCGCTCGACGGCGTACGCTTCGTGCTCGGCTACCTGGCCGTGCTCAACGTCGGCTTGGCGATCTTCAACATGGTCCCCGCGTTCCCGATGGACGGGGGACGGGTGCTCCGCGCGCTGCTGGCGCGCAACCAGCCCTACGCCAGAGCGACCCAGCAGGCCGCGAGCGTCGGTAAACTGTTCGCCGTGCTCATGGCCCTCTTCGGCGTGCTGACCTTTCGAGTGCTGCTCATCGCCGTGGCCTTCTTCGTCTACATCGCCGCCTCCGGCGAGTCCCGGCAGGTGACGATGAAGGCCGCCTTCGAGGGCGTCACCGTCTCGGACATCATGACGCCAGCGACGGACCTCCACACCGTAGCCCCCGAGACGAGCGTCGCCGACCTCATCCGCCGCATGTTCAGCGAACGCCACACCGGCTACCCCGTCCTTGAGGACGGCTACCTCGTCGGCCTGGTCACTCTCTCGGACGCCCGGGACGTCAAACCCGTCGAGCGCGACGCCTTCACCGTCTCGGACGTGATGAGCACCGAGTTGAAGACCATCGAACCGAACGCCGACGCGATGACGGCCCTCGAGCGGATGCAACAGGACGACATCGGTCGGCTCCTGGTCGTCGACGGCGGGGGCGAGGGCGACCTCGTTGGCCTGATCACGCGGACGGACCTGATGACCGCGCTGAACATCATCCGCGAAAGCGGGGCGTTGAACCCGGCAGCCGAGGTCAGTACGGCCGACTGA